A section of the Amycolatopsis sp. AA4 genome encodes:
- a CDS encoding TetR/AcrR family transcriptional regulator has protein sequence MGYHGWQGDPPGAEDEARRRIVQAAIACIDRAGLAKTNLSHVAAEAGVTRQTVYRYFPSLAEILRAVAQAGAEEFAERMRKHLSAFDSPVEVAVESVVFAVRSLPDEPYLGLLLQAGEADYFTAGTATPPSFSLGARILRDTEVDWSAAGVRTDAELQELAEILMRLFMSFLQYPSTPPATDEELRGMVRRWIGPALRG, from the coding sequence ATGGGGTACCACGGATGGCAGGGCGACCCGCCCGGCGCGGAGGACGAGGCGCGCCGCCGGATCGTGCAGGCGGCGATCGCGTGCATCGACCGCGCCGGGCTGGCCAAGACCAACCTCTCCCACGTCGCCGCGGAAGCCGGGGTGACCCGGCAGACCGTGTACCGCTATTTCCCCAGCCTGGCCGAAATCCTGCGCGCCGTCGCCCAGGCGGGAGCCGAGGAGTTCGCCGAACGGATGCGGAAGCACCTGTCCGCGTTCGACAGCCCGGTCGAGGTCGCCGTCGAGTCCGTCGTCTTCGCCGTCCGCAGCCTGCCCGACGAGCCCTACCTCGGTTTGCTCCTGCAGGCCGGGGAAGCCGACTATTTCACCGCCGGGACCGCCACGCCGCCGTCCTTCTCCCTCGGCGCGCGGATCCTGCGCGACACCGAGGTCGACTGGTCCGCCGCCGGGGTGCGCACGGACGCGGAACTCCAGGAACTGGCCGAGATCTTGATGCGGTTGTTCATGTCGTTCCTGCAGTATCCGTCGACACCCCCGGCGACCGACGAGGAACTGCGCGGGATGGTCCGCCGCTGGATCGGCCCGGCACTGCGCGGGTGA
- a CDS encoding cytochrome P450 — protein sequence MSQQVSPVAGLPMDRDAGPFDPPAAITALRETRPVSPMLFPDGHEGWLVTGYDAVRQVMSDARFSSRQDLGVLHVPYETPGMPVATEPSPQIPGLFISMDAPDHTRLRRKLTGAFTVKRMKQLEDGIVAITEQQLDALAQLPQPVDLVREFALPVPSLVICELLGVPYADRETFQANSSKFMERDVNLEDKMAAFGAMMGYLGQLCADKRAEPGEDILSDLARDSELSIEELTGMAFLLLLAGHETTANMLSLGAFALLENPAQLAELRADPTLFPNAVEELLRYLSVADIFYRYATEDVELFGETIPAGSTVVVSLLAANRDPRHFENPDTIDLHRKVRGQVAFGHGIHQCLGQQLARIEMRAGFEGLLRRFPDLRLAVPAAEVPLRTNMNIYGVHELPVAWS from the coding sequence ATGAGCCAGCAGGTTTCCCCCGTCGCCGGCCTGCCGATGGACCGCGACGCCGGCCCGTTCGACCCGCCCGCCGCGATCACCGCGCTGCGCGAGACCCGCCCGGTCAGCCCGATGCTCTTCCCGGACGGCCACGAGGGCTGGCTGGTCACCGGGTACGACGCGGTCCGGCAGGTCATGTCCGACGCCCGGTTCAGCAGCCGGCAGGACCTCGGCGTGCTCCACGTGCCGTACGAGACGCCGGGCATGCCGGTCGCGACCGAGCCGTCCCCGCAGATCCCCGGCCTGTTCATCAGCATGGACGCCCCCGACCACACCCGGTTGCGGCGCAAGCTCACCGGCGCGTTCACCGTCAAGCGGATGAAGCAGCTCGAAGACGGCATCGTCGCGATCACCGAACAGCAGCTGGACGCCCTCGCCCAGCTCCCGCAGCCGGTCGATCTCGTGCGGGAGTTCGCGCTGCCGGTGCCTTCGCTGGTGATCTGCGAACTGCTCGGCGTCCCCTACGCCGACCGCGAGACCTTCCAGGCGAACTCGTCGAAGTTCATGGAACGGGACGTCAACCTCGAAGACAAGATGGCCGCGTTCGGCGCGATGATGGGCTACCTCGGCCAGCTGTGCGCCGACAAGCGCGCGGAACCGGGCGAGGACATCCTCTCCGACCTGGCCCGCGACTCCGAGCTCAGCATCGAAGAGCTGACCGGCATGGCGTTCCTGCTTCTGCTGGCCGGCCACGAGACCACCGCGAACATGCTGTCGCTGGGGGCCTTCGCGCTGCTGGAGAACCCCGCGCAACTGGCCGAACTGCGCGCCGACCCGACGCTGTTCCCGAACGCGGTGGAAGAATTGCTGCGGTACCTGTCGGTGGCCGACATCTTCTACCGCTACGCGACCGAGGACGTCGAACTCTTCGGCGAGACGATCCCGGCCGGCTCGACCGTGGTCGTGTCGCTGCTGGCGGCCAACCGCGACCCGCGCCACTTCGAGAACCCCGACACGATCGACCTGCACCGCAAGGTCCGCGGACAGGTCGCGTTCGGGCACGGCATCCACCAGTGCCTGGGCCAGCAGCTGGCCCGGATCGAGATGCGCGCCGGGTTCGAGGGCTTGCTGCGGCGCTTCCCGGACTTGCGGCTGGCGGTTCCGGCCGCGGAGGTGCCGTTGCGGACGAATATGAACATTTACGGGGTGCACGAGCTTCCGGTCGCCTGGTCCTGA